In Mycobacterium gallinarum, a single window of DNA contains:
- a CDS encoding nitroreductase family deazaflavin-dependent oxidoreductase: MRVVAVIIGTLFGAVLVLLGLLVAGMRWQVTPVVNTVRRMNRWLTNPRVMRTAGSAGTQTSVIEHIGRRSAKTHETPVDIIETTTRLLIALPYGARTDWLRNVLAAGSATVVSGGERIPVVRPAVVATADVEELIPARTLRTLRLFGVSQCLSLEKS; encoded by the coding sequence ATGCGAGTGGTTGCGGTGATCATCGGCACGCTGTTCGGTGCGGTCCTGGTGTTGTTGGGGCTGCTGGTGGCAGGCATGCGTTGGCAGGTCACCCCGGTGGTGAACACGGTGCGACGAATGAACCGCTGGTTGACGAATCCGCGGGTGATGCGCACGGCGGGCAGCGCGGGAACGCAGACGTCGGTCATCGAGCACATCGGACGTCGTTCGGCCAAGACCCATGAGACACCGGTCGACATCATCGAGACCACAACCCGGCTTCTCATCGCGCTGCCTTACGGCGCGCGCACCGACTGGCTGCGCAATGTGCTGGCCGCCGGTTCCGCCACCGTCGTGTCCGGCGGAGAGCGCATCCCGGTAGTACGGCCGGCCGTCGTGGCGACCGCCGATGTCGAGGAGTTGATCCCGGCGCGGACGCTGCGGACGTTGCGGCTGTTCGGGGTGAGCCAGTGTCTGAGTCTCGAGAAATCGTGA
- a CDS encoding SRPBCC family protein gives MTDQHVNAVTTVNAPAEVVFDVLADPSTHPAIDGTGWVRDALDPQRLTDVGQIFRMAMYHDNHPEKDYEMANRVEVIDPPRALAWQPGQGPDQRGYLMGGNELAFGGWIWRYDLEADGPGRTRVTLTYDWSGVPPQMRDIEFPPFEVDHLDNSLKNLARLAERRIVS, from the coding sequence ATGACCGATCAACACGTGAACGCCGTCACGACCGTCAACGCGCCCGCCGAAGTGGTCTTCGACGTGCTGGCCGACCCGTCGACACACCCGGCGATCGACGGCACCGGATGGGTGCGCGACGCACTCGATCCCCAGCGTCTGACCGACGTGGGCCAGATTTTCCGGATGGCGATGTATCACGACAACCACCCCGAAAAGGATTACGAGATGGCCAACCGGGTCGAGGTGATCGACCCCCCGCGGGCCCTCGCCTGGCAGCCCGGGCAGGGCCCGGACCAGCGCGGATACCTGATGGGTGGCAACGAGCTCGCATTTGGCGGGTGGATCTGGCGCTACGATCTCGAAGCGGACGGGCCTGGCCGGACGCGGGTGACGTTGACCTACGACTGGTCGGGGGTGCCGCCGCAAATGCGCGACATCGAGTTCCCGCCGTTCGAGGTCGACCACTTGGACAACTCGCTGAAGAACCTGGCCCGGCTGGCCGAGCGCCGTATCGTTAGCTGA
- a CDS encoding PH domain-containing protein yields the protein MLLVHPVHEVLRQIPVIIGTVVLGSATGNPMYAVAVLVVTVGIGLARWFTTSYRIGPGEVQLRKGIVQRKVLSMPRNRIRSVSTDARLLHRLLDLTVVRVSTGQEAMGDSVFALDAVAAAEAPRLRAMLLAGSLAVDEHQGATPGSVLARWHPSWLRYSPLSFTGLAMIAAAVGIAYQVGAAAALRDSRIEQSGAAIADRFGVAAAIAAGAVVVLVASVVLSVAQSLLSYANLDLRRDADVLHLKHGLLRVREHTFDMRRLRGGTLREPLLVRLFGGARLDAVMTGVGGAGEASMLLPPCPRSTAQTVLGDLIARPDAVTGTLRRHGPAATRRRWTRALACPAIVAVVLVVVLVPVWVWVAWAVLTVCCALLALDRSRSLGHLVSDGWLVARTGSLQRRRDCIAAPGIIGWTVRQTFMQRRAGVATLIAATAAGVKHYQVIDIPAGLAWTIVGEASPWVADTRWARSGE from the coding sequence ATGCTGCTGGTGCACCCCGTTCACGAAGTGCTGCGCCAGATCCCGGTGATCATCGGGACGGTCGTGCTGGGCTCTGCCACCGGCAATCCGATGTATGCGGTCGCCGTTCTGGTGGTCACGGTGGGTATCGGGCTCGCACGTTGGTTCACCACGAGCTACCGCATCGGCCCCGGCGAGGTGCAGCTGCGCAAGGGGATTGTGCAGCGCAAAGTTCTTTCGATGCCGCGCAACAGGATTCGTTCGGTGTCCACCGACGCGAGGTTGCTGCACCGGCTGCTCGACCTGACCGTGGTACGGGTCAGCACCGGGCAGGAAGCAATGGGAGACAGTGTTTTCGCGCTCGACGCGGTCGCTGCCGCGGAAGCGCCGAGGCTGCGCGCCATGCTGCTGGCCGGATCGTTGGCAGTCGATGAGCATCAGGGCGCCACGCCGGGTAGCGTGCTCGCGCGTTGGCACCCGTCGTGGCTGCGGTACAGCCCGCTGAGCTTCACCGGCCTGGCGATGATCGCGGCCGCCGTCGGAATCGCATATCAGGTGGGAGCAGCTGCGGCGCTGCGGGATTCGCGGATCGAGCAGTCGGGCGCGGCCATCGCTGATCGCTTCGGCGTAGCAGCCGCCATCGCCGCAGGCGCGGTCGTGGTGCTCGTCGCGTCCGTCGTGCTGTCGGTCGCGCAGTCCCTGCTGAGCTACGCGAACCTCGACCTGCGCCGCGACGCCGACGTCCTGCACCTCAAGCACGGGCTGCTGCGGGTGCGGGAGCACACGTTCGACATGCGCAGGCTACGGGGCGGAACGCTGCGGGAACCGCTGCTGGTCAGGCTGTTTGGCGGTGCCCGTCTCGATGCGGTGATGACGGGTGTCGGCGGCGCGGGCGAAGCGTCGATGCTGTTGCCGCCGTGTCCGAGGTCGACCGCGCAGACGGTCCTGGGCGATTTGATCGCGCGACCCGACGCGGTCACCGGCACGCTGCGCCGCCACGGGCCCGCCGCGACCCGCAGACGCTGGACCCGTGCGCTGGCGTGTCCTGCGATCGTCGCTGTCGTCCTGGTGGTCGTGCTGGTGCCGGTCTGGGTATGGGTGGCATGGGCGGTGCTCACCGTGTGCTGTGCGCTGCTCGCCCTGGACCGGTCGCGGTCGCTCGGGCATCTGGTGAGCGACGGCTGGTTGGTCGCGCGCACGGGGAGCCTGCAGCGCAGGCGTGACTGCATCGCGGCGCCCGGCATCATCGGATGGACGGTGCGCCAAACCTTCATGCAGCGCCGGGCCGGTGTCGCCACGCTGATCGCCGCGACCGCGGCGGGCGTCAAGCACTATCAGGTGATCGACATACCGGCCGGGCTGGCGTGGACGATCGTCGGCGAAGCGTCCCCGTGGGTCGCCGACACCAGGTGGGCGCGCTCCGGCGAATAG
- a CDS encoding addiction module protein — MPEPGIWVRVERMLFDRGINTFLELALWIALMYIVIGVGYTIFHIELMGQLQQALTGAFPIFSDIAALVVMVIAWPFLWVTSFLCGVAGCGLF; from the coding sequence TTGCCGGAGCCGGGGATCTGGGTGCGCGTCGAACGGATGCTGTTCGATCGCGGCATCAACACATTCCTGGAGCTCGCGTTGTGGATCGCGTTGATGTACATCGTGATCGGCGTCGGCTACACGATTTTTCACATCGAGCTGATGGGTCAGCTGCAGCAAGCGCTCACGGGTGCGTTCCCGATTTTCTCCGACATCGCAGCGCTGGTGGTGATGGTCATCGCCTGGCCGTTCCTGTGGGTCACGTCCTTTCTCTGCGGTGTCGCGGGCTGCGGTCTGTTCTGA
- a CDS encoding HAD-IIA family hydrolase: MAIGGVLFDIDGVLVTSWKPIAGAAETLRALADHQVACSYLTNTTTRTRAQIAELLNDAGMAVRADEVITAAVLTAEYVRHNFPDARCFLVNSGQIAEDMPGIDIEYSSDFSGPTAPERPDVVILGGAGPEYSHLTLSWVYDWMAQGVPVVAMHRSTVWTTTDGLRVDTGMYLIGMEQTSGRKATAVGKPAPEGFLAAASRLGVDPDEMYMIGDDLNNDVLPAQVVGMSGVLVRTGKFRQDTLDRWAADEFAMQPNHVIDSVADLPQLLGL; encoded by the coding sequence ATGGCAATCGGTGGTGTGTTGTTCGACATCGACGGCGTCCTGGTGACGTCGTGGAAGCCGATCGCCGGTGCCGCGGAGACGCTGCGGGCCCTCGCCGACCATCAGGTCGCCTGCTCGTACCTGACCAACACCACGACCAGGACGCGGGCGCAGATCGCCGAATTGCTCAACGACGCCGGGATGGCCGTGCGCGCCGACGAGGTGATCACTGCCGCTGTGCTGACCGCCGAGTACGTCCGCCACAACTTCCCCGATGCGCGATGTTTCCTCGTCAACAGCGGGCAGATTGCCGAGGACATGCCCGGTATCGATATCGAGTACTCGAGCGACTTCAGCGGACCCACTGCACCGGAGCGCCCCGACGTGGTGATTCTCGGCGGGGCGGGACCGGAGTACAGCCATCTGACGCTGTCGTGGGTCTACGACTGGATGGCTCAGGGGGTTCCGGTGGTGGCGATGCACCGCAGCACGGTGTGGACGACGACCGATGGTTTGCGCGTGGATACCGGCATGTACCTGATCGGTATGGAGCAGACCTCCGGCCGGAAAGCGACTGCGGTCGGAAAGCCTGCGCCAGAGGGATTCCTTGCCGCCGCAAGCCGACTCGGCGTCGACCCCGACGAGATGTACATGATCGGCGACGACCTCAACAACGACGTGCTGCCCGCACAGGTCGTCGGCATGTCCGGAGTGTTGGTGCGCACCGGCAAGTTTCGTCAGGACACGCTCGACCGGTGGGCGGCCGATGAGTTCGCGATGCAACCCAACCACGTCATCGACTCGGTCGCGGACCTACCGCAGTTGCTGGGGCTGTAG
- a CDS encoding phosphatidylserine decarboxylase: MARRPDIQSGPARFAALVRSSVPPMHPAGLPFVGASLAVAALGYRSRWLRRAGLASAAANAAFFRHPPRVPPTRPGLVVAPADGLVCLIQEAVPPAELGLPSTPLPRVSIFLSILDAHVQRAPIGGEVIAVSHRPGKFHSAELEAASELNERNSVVIRSPEGAQVIAVQIAGLVARRIVCDTKVGDKLAMGDTYGLIRFGSRLDTYLPAGSNVLVSLGQRALGGETILAELPEAPASDVAAGDAS; the protein is encoded by the coding sequence ATGGCCAGACGCCCCGACATTCAATCCGGCCCCGCGCGGTTTGCCGCGCTGGTGCGCTCCTCCGTACCTCCGATGCACCCGGCGGGCCTACCGTTCGTCGGCGCGAGCCTCGCGGTCGCCGCGCTGGGGTACCGCAGCCGCTGGCTGCGGCGCGCCGGGCTCGCGTCCGCCGCGGCCAATGCCGCATTCTTCCGGCACCCGCCGCGGGTGCCACCAACCCGTCCCGGCCTTGTCGTGGCGCCCGCAGACGGACTGGTCTGCCTGATCCAGGAGGCGGTGCCGCCCGCCGAACTCGGCCTGCCCTCAACGCCATTGCCGCGGGTCAGCATCTTCTTGTCGATCTTGGACGCCCACGTGCAGCGCGCCCCGATCGGCGGTGAGGTGATCGCGGTCTCGCACCGGCCAGGGAAGTTTCATTCGGCCGAACTGGAGGCCGCCAGCGAACTCAACGAACGAAACAGCGTCGTCATCCGCAGCCCGGAAGGCGCGCAGGTGATCGCCGTGCAGATCGCCGGCCTGGTGGCCCGCCGCATCGTGTGTGACACGAAGGTGGGCGACAAACTCGCGATGGGCGACACCTATGGCCTGATCAGGTTCGGATCTCGGCTCGACACCTACCTGCCCGCCGGCTCCAACGTCCTGGTCTCCCTCGGCCAGCGCGCCCTCGGCGGAGAGACGATATTGGCCGAGTTGCCAGAGGCTCCCGCGTCTGATGTCGCGGCCGGAGACGCTTCGTGA
- a CDS encoding PH domain-containing protein, translated as MRDPANPPSRKAPLVWALGALIPWALLALAQLVWFVVDHRTWWVHAVAAAVTAICVLLFVVVVPMWRFRVHRWDVTPEAVYTRSGWLVQERRIAPVSRVQTVDTERGPLDRLFGLANVTVTTASSAGAVRIVALDVDVADRVVAQLTDIAAIGAEDAT; from the coding sequence ATGAGGGATCCCGCGAATCCGCCGAGTCGCAAGGCGCCGCTGGTGTGGGCGCTCGGCGCGCTGATTCCGTGGGCCTTGTTGGCACTCGCCCAGCTGGTGTGGTTCGTCGTCGACCACCGCACGTGGTGGGTGCATGCAGTCGCCGCGGCGGTCACGGCGATTTGTGTCCTCCTGTTCGTTGTCGTGGTTCCCATGTGGCGCTTCCGAGTTCATCGCTGGGACGTCACTCCCGAGGCGGTGTACACGCGCTCGGGGTGGCTTGTGCAGGAGCGCCGCATCGCGCCGGTATCGCGGGTGCAGACCGTCGACACCGAACGCGGACCCCTGGACCGGCTGTTCGGGCTCGCGAACGTGACCGTGACGACGGCGTCGTCGGCCGGTGCGGTGCGCATCGTGGCCCTGGATGTCGATGTCGCGGACCGCGTCGTCGCCCAACTCACCGACATCGCGGCGATCGGGGCCGAGGACGCGACGTGA
- a CDS encoding CDP-alcohol phosphatidyltransferase family protein, giving the protein MIKPRVKTPVISLRILPSAMTVTAICLGLSSVKFALDGRPTESMAFLAVAAILDALDGRMARILKATSRMGEEIDSLADAVNFGVAPAFIVYATLLSSSRVGWIVVLLYAVCIVLRLARFNAMLDVAKPAYESKYFVGMPAPAGAIGAIGPLAAKMQFGDGWWTSEIAVVIWMIGVSLLTVSTLPMRKIHTFSVSPNMVAPLLVAVAILVAASILYGYLVILAIILGYVIHIPFAIRTRRFLAAHPEVWDDKPRQQRAARRAIRRAQPHRRSVMRLGLRRPGS; this is encoded by the coding sequence GTGATCAAACCCCGCGTCAAGACGCCGGTCATCAGTCTGCGCATCCTGCCCAGCGCCATGACCGTGACAGCCATCTGTCTGGGCTTGAGTTCGGTGAAATTCGCACTCGACGGCAGACCGACAGAGTCGATGGCGTTTTTGGCCGTCGCGGCGATACTCGACGCACTCGACGGCCGGATGGCCCGGATCCTGAAGGCCACGTCCCGAATGGGCGAGGAGATCGACTCGCTCGCCGATGCGGTGAATTTCGGTGTCGCACCGGCATTCATCGTCTACGCGACGCTGCTGTCGTCGTCCCGGGTCGGCTGGATCGTGGTGTTGCTGTACGCGGTGTGCATCGTGTTGCGGCTGGCCCGTTTCAACGCGATGCTCGACGTCGCCAAGCCCGCCTACGAGAGCAAGTACTTCGTCGGCATGCCCGCCCCCGCCGGAGCGATCGGCGCGATCGGCCCGCTGGCTGCCAAGATGCAGTTCGGCGACGGCTGGTGGACCTCTGAAATCGCCGTCGTCATCTGGATGATCGGCGTCTCGCTCTTGACGGTCAGCACCCTGCCGATGCGCAAGATCCACACCTTCTCAGTGTCACCGAACATGGTGGCTCCGCTTCTGGTGGCGGTCGCGATCCTGGTCGCCGCGTCGATCCTCTACGGCTACCTCGTGATCCTGGCGATCATCCTCGGGTACGTCATCCACATTCCGTTCGCGATCCGAACCCGGCGCTTCCTGGCGGCCCATCCCGAAGTCTGGGACGACAAACCTCGACAACAGCGGGCGGCTCGGCGGGCGATTCGTCGCGCGCAGCCGCACCGGCGATCGGTGATGCGACTCGGATTGCGCAGGCCGGGCTCCTGA
- a CDS encoding AAA family ATPase codes for MTGFDSGKSASDRPALKQQLTLTARLNTSALDTRRGVVRLHPEVIAALGIREWDAVSLTGSRTTAAVAAVAPPGTPTGTALLDDVTLSNAGVREDTTVLVAPVTVHGARSVTLSGSNLATRSISPATLRQALLGKVMTVGDTVSLLPRELGPDIPTSAATSALASSVGITWTSELLTVTGVDPVGPVSIQPNSLVSWGDGVTPSIPASSGQPTVTAAKESTASTVSFDDLKGAHAQASRLIEWLKLALDQPQLLETLGATANLGVLVSGPAGVGKATMVRTVCTDRRLVELDGPEVGALRAEDRLTRVAAAVSTVRDGGGVLLITDIDALLPSPAEPVATLILTELRNAVATRGVAFVATSALPDNVDPRLRAPDLCDRELGLSLPDGAIRKQLLEVLLRDVPAGDLALTEIAERTPGFVVADLCALVREAALRAAARASTDGEPPALTQDDLTGALSVIRPLSRSATHEVSVGSVTLEDVGDMAETKQALTEAVLWPLQHPETFERLGVEPPRGVLLYGPPGCGKTFVVRALASSGRLSVHAVKGAELMDKWVGSSEKAVRDLFRRARDSAPSLVFLDELDALAPRRGQSFDSGVTDRVVASLLTELDGIEPLRNVVVLGATNRPDLIDPALLRPGRLEKLVFVEPPDAEARREILRTAGKSVPLADDVDLDALAAGLEGYSAADCVALLRESALTAMRRSIDAAAVTADDVAKARETVRPSLDPVQVESLRAFSAAR; via the coding sequence GTGACCGGTTTCGATTCGGGGAAGTCGGCAAGCGACCGTCCCGCCCTCAAGCAGCAGCTGACGCTGACCGCGCGCCTGAACACCTCAGCGTTGGACACTCGGCGTGGAGTCGTCCGCCTTCATCCGGAAGTCATTGCGGCGCTCGGCATTCGGGAATGGGACGCGGTGTCGCTGACGGGTTCCCGTACCACCGCAGCGGTGGCCGCAGTGGCACCGCCGGGCACGCCCACCGGCACCGCGCTGCTCGATGACGTCACACTGTCCAACGCAGGCGTACGTGAGGACACCACGGTGCTCGTCGCGCCTGTGACGGTGCACGGCGCACGATCGGTGACACTGTCCGGTTCGAACCTCGCGACCCGGTCGATCTCACCGGCGACGCTGCGTCAGGCACTGCTGGGCAAGGTGATGACGGTGGGCGACACGGTGTCGCTGCTCCCCCGAGAACTCGGTCCCGACATCCCGACGTCGGCAGCGACGTCGGCGCTGGCGTCGTCGGTCGGCATCACGTGGACGTCGGAACTGCTGACGGTGACTGGTGTCGATCCCGTGGGACCGGTGAGCATCCAGCCCAATTCGCTCGTCAGCTGGGGCGACGGGGTGACTCCGTCCATACCCGCATCGTCGGGGCAACCGACCGTCACCGCCGCCAAGGAGTCGACGGCGAGCACCGTCAGTTTCGACGACCTCAAGGGCGCACACGCCCAGGCGTCGCGGCTGATCGAGTGGCTCAAGCTCGCCCTCGACCAACCGCAGCTACTCGAAACACTCGGCGCGACAGCCAATCTCGGCGTGCTTGTCTCCGGTCCGGCGGGCGTCGGAAAGGCGACCATGGTGCGGACGGTCTGCACCGACCGGCGCCTGGTCGAGCTGGACGGACCCGAGGTCGGGGCACTACGCGCCGAGGACCGGCTCACCCGTGTTGCGGCTGCGGTATCCACCGTCCGCGACGGCGGCGGCGTGCTGCTCATCACGGACATCGACGCGCTGCTCCCCTCACCCGCCGAACCCGTTGCGACACTGATCCTCACCGAGTTGCGCAATGCCGTCGCCACCCGTGGCGTGGCATTCGTGGCCACGTCCGCGCTGCCCGACAACGTCGATCCGCGCCTGCGCGCACCCGACCTCTGCGACCGCGAGCTCGGCTTGAGCCTGCCCGACGGCGCCATCCGCAAGCAGCTGCTGGAGGTGCTGCTGCGGGACGTGCCCGCCGGTGATCTCGCCCTGACCGAAATTGCCGAACGTACACCGGGTTTCGTCGTCGCCGACCTGTGCGCGCTGGTGCGCGAGGCCGCACTCCGGGCGGCGGCCAGGGCCAGCACCGACGGCGAGCCGCCCGCGTTGACACAGGACGACCTGACCGGCGCGCTCAGCGTGATCCGGCCCCTGTCGCGGTCGGCGACCCATGAGGTCTCGGTCGGATCGGTGACGCTCGAGGACGTCGGCGACATGGCCGAGACCAAACAGGCGCTCACCGAAGCCGTGCTGTGGCCACTGCAGCATCCGGAGACGTTCGAGCGCCTCGGCGTCGAGCCTCCGCGCGGCGTCCTGCTCTACGGCCCGCCCGGCTGCGGCAAGACGTTCGTGGTGCGGGCGCTGGCCAGCTCTGGTCGCCTGAGCGTGCATGCCGTCAAGGGTGCCGAGCTGATGGACAAGTGGGTGGGCTCCTCGGAGAAGGCGGTCCGCGACCTGTTCCGGCGCGCGCGCGACTCGGCGCCGTCGCTGGTCTTCCTCGATGAACTCGACGCGCTGGCGCCGCGGCGCGGCCAGAGCTTCGACTCCGGTGTCACCGATCGGGTCGTGGCGTCGCTGCTCACCGAACTCGACGGCATCGAACCACTACGCAACGTGGTGGTGCTCGGCGCGACGAACCGGCCCGACCTGATTGATCCGGCGTTGTTACGGCCCGGCCGGCTCGAAAAGCTTGTCTTCGTCGAACCGCCCGACGCCGAAGCCCGCCGCGAGATCTTGCGCACGGCAGGCAAATCCGTGCCACTCGCCGACGATGTCGACCTCGATGCGCTGGCGGCCGGGCTCGAGGGCTACAGTGCCGCCGACTGTGTGGCGTTGCTGCGGGAGTCCGCGCTGACGGCGATGCGGCGCTCCATCGACGCCGCCGCGGTCACCGCCGACGACGTGGCCAAGGCCCGCGAAACCGTGCGGCCGTCGCTCGACCCCGTCCAGGTCGAGTCGCTACGGGCGTTCTCTGCCGCCCGCTGA
- a CDS encoding SDR family NAD(P)-dependent oxidoreductase, producing MGAKWTAADIPDQSGRVAIVTGANSGLGYDTAALLAGKGAQVVMAVRNLDKGNEALGRIQRTHPNAQVALQELDLSSLDNTRKAAEVMRSAYPRIDLLINNAGVMYVPTREATSDGFEMQFGTNHLGHFALTGLLLDNLIGVDGSRVVTVSSVGHRIMAKIRFDDLNWEHSYNRVKAYGQSKLANLMFTYELQRRLAAKGAPTVALAAHPGFSDTELMRHLPGFIPDSLWKVVAQPAEMGALPTLRAATDPGAQGGQYYGPDGIGEAKGNPKVVASSAQSHDEAIQRRLWTVSEELTGVTFGV from the coding sequence ATGGGTGCCAAATGGACCGCGGCCGACATACCCGATCAATCCGGTCGCGTCGCGATCGTCACCGGCGCGAACAGCGGCCTCGGATACGACACGGCGGCTCTCCTCGCCGGCAAGGGTGCGCAGGTCGTCATGGCGGTGCGCAACCTCGACAAGGGCAACGAGGCCCTCGGGCGCATCCAGCGGACACATCCCAATGCCCAGGTCGCCCTGCAGGAACTCGACCTGTCGTCGCTGGACAACACCCGCAAGGCCGCCGAGGTCATGCGGTCGGCCTATCCGCGCATCGACCTGCTGATCAACAACGCGGGGGTGATGTACGTGCCGACCCGCGAAGCCACCAGCGACGGCTTCGAAATGCAATTCGGCACCAACCACCTCGGCCACTTCGCGCTCACCGGTCTGCTGCTCGACAACCTGATCGGAGTCGACGGCTCCCGCGTGGTGACGGTCAGTAGCGTCGGTCACCGGATCATGGCCAAGATCCGTTTCGACGACCTGAACTGGGAGCACAGTTACAACCGCGTCAAGGCCTACGGCCAGTCCAAACTCGCCAACCTGATGTTCACCTACGAGCTGCAGCGTCGTCTCGCGGCGAAGGGCGCCCCGACCGTGGCCCTCGCCGCGCACCCTGGTTTCTCCGACACCGAACTCATGCGGCACCTGCCGGGCTTCATCCCGGATTCGCTGTGGAAGGTCGTGGCCCAACCCGCCGAGATGGGGGCGTTGCCGACCCTTCGCGCGGCCACCGATCCGGGTGCACAGGGCGGCCAGTATTACGGTCCCGACGGCATCGGCGAGGCCAAGGGAAATCCCAAAGTGGTTGCCTCGAGCGCACAGTCACACGACGAGGCCATTCAGCGTCGGTTGTGGACGGTCTCCGAGGAACTGACCGGCGTGACCTTCGGAGTCTGA
- the moeA gene encoding molybdopterin molybdotransferase MoeA translates to MRSVEEHQRVVAGLIRRRTPIAVALADSLGLVLADDVVAPLSLPGFDNSAMDGYAVVAEDVSTATAAQPVLLPVAEDIPAGRTDPLTLTSGTAHRIMTGAPLPQGATAVVPVEATNAATDTVEIRASAKLGQHIRRAGEDVTSGTTVLRAGQVVTPAAVGLAAALGLGELTVIPRQRVLVMSTGSELVPPGTPLQPGQIYESNAVMLAAALREAGAEVVASPTTGDDVAAFRDALIRHRSDADLIITTGGVSAGAYEVVKDALGAGGQATSGLAGEVEFVKVAMQPGMPQGSGVVDGTPIITLPGNPVSALVSFEVFLRAPVRSAMGLPHPDRPRRSAVLIEDLTSPRGKRQFRRGVFDSVAGTVTSYGPPASHHLRWLASANCLLEIDEDVAELAGGSDVQIWDLT, encoded by the coding sequence ATGCGGTCCGTCGAGGAACATCAGCGTGTCGTCGCTGGCCTGATCCGCCGCCGGACGCCGATCGCCGTCGCGCTCGCCGACTCGCTGGGGCTGGTCCTGGCCGACGATGTGGTGGCGCCGCTGTCGCTGCCCGGTTTCGACAACTCCGCAATGGACGGCTATGCCGTTGTGGCCGAGGACGTCTCGACCGCCACGGCGGCGCAGCCCGTGCTGCTGCCCGTCGCCGAGGACATCCCGGCCGGCCGCACCGACCCGCTCACACTCACATCGGGGACCGCACACCGGATCATGACCGGCGCACCGCTGCCGCAGGGCGCTACCGCTGTGGTGCCTGTTGAGGCCACCAACGCCGCGACCGACACCGTGGAGATCCGTGCGAGTGCCAAACTCGGCCAACACATTCGACGCGCGGGCGAGGACGTCACCTCGGGCACCACCGTGCTGCGGGCAGGGCAGGTCGTCACCCCCGCGGCGGTGGGGTTGGCCGCCGCGCTCGGATTGGGTGAGCTGACGGTCATTCCTCGGCAACGGGTGCTGGTGATGTCGACCGGATCGGAACTCGTACCGCCCGGCACGCCGCTGCAGCCGGGTCAGATCTACGAATCCAACGCGGTGATGCTGGCCGCGGCGCTGCGCGAGGCCGGGGCCGAGGTGGTGGCGTCACCGACGACCGGAGACGACGTCGCCGCGTTTCGTGACGCGCTGATCCGTCACAGGAGCGACGCCGACCTCATCATCACGACCGGCGGGGTGAGCGCCGGCGCATATGAGGTCGTCAAGGACGCGCTCGGAGCCGGAGGGCAGGCGACATCGGGCCTGGCCGGCGAGGTGGAGTTCGTCAAGGTCGCGATGCAGCCCGGCATGCCACAGGGCTCGGGCGTCGTGGACGGCACGCCGATCATCACGCTGCCGGGCAACCCGGTCAGCGCGCTGGTGTCTTTCGAGGTGTTCCTGCGTGCTCCGGTGCGAAGTGCGATGGGGCTGCCGCATCCCGATCGGCCGCGGCGTTCCGCCGTCCTGATCGAGGACCTCACGTCACCGCGGGGGAAGCGCCAATTCCGGCGCGGCGTGTTCGATTCGGTTGCGGGCACGGTCACCAGTTACGGACCGCCCGCATCGCACCACCTGCGCTGGCTCGCGTCGGCGAACTGTCTGTTGGAGATCGATGAGGACGTTGCCGAACTGGCCGGCGGATCCGATGTTCAGATCTGGGACTTGACCTAA